The Carassius gibelio isolate Cgi1373 ecotype wild population from Czech Republic chromosome B22, carGib1.2-hapl.c, whole genome shotgun sequence genome window below encodes:
- the LOC127988482 gene encoding uncharacterized protein LOC127988482: protein MAGREDVLREELLGRLRSRIQQALSRQPVDLDFLEFVCNNELILIHSFADQIHIGTDILQQLNHLLELVQTAVENNPAVSHLDTAVGLRGGPRLIIQRDQLHDLLEAQFSVPYIAQLLGVSQRTIFRRMEEYGLSVTGCYSTMTDSELDNMVIAIKTQMPNAGYRNVKGQLMAMGSRVQWERIKASMHRVDAAGVLSRLAQLGCIVRRSYSVRGPLALVHVDTNHKLIRYNLIIFGGVDGFSRKVLYLDAATNNRASTAFSFFFEATQLHGVPSRVRGDQGVENLDIAYFMFARRGTGRASFISGKSVHNQRIERMWRDVWMAVTCIFYDVLHTLEEDGFLDISNTVHLFCVHYVFLPRLRAALHVFAAGWNNHPLRTEGNHTPQQLWHMGQLNTPEEEENLEELQNQDLHWEDALMTPETSVSGVQVPEFEVPLADEDLAALQSVIDPLTDSDSNGCDLYIQVLNFVRLNTSTPVD from the exons ATGGCTGGGAGAGAG GATGTCCTTCGGGAGGAGTTACTTGGGCGGCTGCGGTCTAGAATACAGCAAGCACTTTCAAGACAACCTGTCGATTTGGATTTCCTTGAGTTTGTCTGtaacaatgaattaattttaattcattctTTTGCTGATCAAATACACATTGGCACTGACATTTTGCAGCAGTTAAATCATTTGTTGGAGCTGGTCCAAACTGCAGTGGAAAACAATCCAGCTGTGTCACATTTAGACACAGCTGTAGGGTTAAGAGGAGGACCCAGGCTGATTATACAGAGAGATCAGTTGCATGACTTACTAGAAGCACAATTCTCAGTACCCTACATAGCTCAGTTGTTAGGGGTATCACAACGCACTATATTCCGTAGGATGGAGGAATATGGACTAAGTGTGACAGGATGCTATAGCACCATGACTGACTCAGAACTTGACAACATGGTGATAGCTATAAAAACCCAGATGCCCAATGCAGGGTACAGAAATGTGAAGGGACAGCTCATGGCAATGGGTAGCCGTGTGCAGTGGGAGAGGATAAAGGCATCGATGCATCGTGTGGATGCCGCTGGAGTTCTTTCCCGACTTGCACAACTTGGCTGCATTGTGCGAAGATCATACTCAGTTCGAGGTCCCCTTGCACTGGTACATGTTGACACCAACCATAAACTTATCAg GTACAACCTGATAATATTTGGTGGAGTTGATGGATTTTCCAGAAAG GTCCTGTATTTGGATGCAGCAACCAATAACCGTGCCAGTACAGCATTCTCCTTTTTCTTTGAGGCCACCCAGCTCCATGGTGTTCCATcaag GGTTCGCGGAGATCAAGGAGTTGAAAATTTGGACATCGCCTACTTCATGTTTGCGAGACGTGGAACCGGCCGAGCTAGCTTTATCTCGGGAAAAAGTGTACACAATCAAAG AATCGAACGGATGTGGCGAGACGTGTGGATGGCTGTCACCTGCATATTTTATGATGTGCTTCACACACTGGAGGAAGATGGTTTCCTGGATATTTCCAACACGGTGCACCTTTTCTGCGTGCATTATGTCTTCTTACCTCGCCTTCGAGCAGCGTTACACGTCTTTGCAGCAGGTTGGAATAACCATCCCCTCAGGACAGAGGGAAACCACACTCCACAACAGCTCTGGCATATGGGGCAACTCAACACTCCAGAGGAAGAGGAAAATCTTGAG GAACTGCAAAACCAAGATCTACACTGGGAGGATGCCCTGATGACTCCTGAGACCTCTGTCAGTGGAGTTCAGGTCCCAGAATTTGAGGTGCCTCTGGCTGATGAAGATCTGGCAGCACTTCAGTCTGTGATTGACCCTCTAACTGATTCAGATTCAAATGGCTGTGACCTTTATATCCAGGTGCTAAACTTTGTTAGACTAAACACTTCAACACCCGTTGATTAG
- the LOC127988493 gene encoding uncharacterized protein LOC127988493 isoform X1, whose amino-acid sequence MDLHSDLEEREKAVIAFYKTPRTKWASPLHCVLEGDAAIGDGVSRYFISFAMQTLQSGFHINFGNADVTRLFEGQKDHLIPCASQPLIDSDLFLMAGRMVGHSFIHGGPGLPGISPAVVHVLLGGQLETATLVLEDCPDIDQRNTIQLLDGNRELSEDQKAAVNSLVDMWELPRLTNLNRQYLHQRLLQHAILGRTASQIKQMRKGLKETGVWSILSERRDVAEAVFPREKEVICSPQKLMPNLCINKVMIDHIIWPTSEVVDDDEEFPLETRAKIGMYLRHFIETAPAASRMNLLKFWTGWEVLSGQLKLEVVRGEFPKSLTCYQSLRIPGHFSTYEELKQALEASIWTSDTGFGLI is encoded by the exons ATGGACCTACATTCTGATCTTGAAGAGAGAGAAAAGGCAGTAATCGCATTCTACAAGACTCCAAGAACTAAATGGGCCTCCCCACTTCACTGTGTGCTGGAAG GTGATGCTGCCATCGGTGATGGTGTAAGTCGTTACTTCATCAGCTTTGCTATGCAGACCTTGCAGTCTGGATTCCACATCAATTTTG GCAATGCTGATGTGACGAGGCTGTTTGAGGGACAGAAGGATCACCTCATCCCATGTGCCTCCCAGCCACTCATTGATTCGGACCTTTTTCTGATGGCAGGTAGAATGGTGGGACATTCATTTATACATGGTGGCCCAGGATTGCCAGGGATCAGTCCTGCTGTAGTCCATGTGCTCTTAGGGGGCCAATTGGAGACAGCGACATTGGTATTGGAGGATTGCCCTGATATCGATCAAAGGAACACAATCCAGTTG CTGGATGGCAACAGGGAGCTATCTGAGGACCAGAAAGCGGCTGTCAATAGCCTAGTCGACATGTGGGAATTGCCACGACTGACTAATCTGAACAGACAATATCTTCATCAGAGGCTGTTGCAGCATGCG ATTCTGGGAAGAACCGCTTCTCAGATCAAACAGATGAGAAAGGGCTTAAAAGAAACAGGAGTGTGGTCAATACTGTCAGAAAGAAGAGATGTGGCTGAAGCTGTCTTCCCACGTGAAAAAGAAGTTATCTGCAGCCCCCAG aaattaatgccAAATTTGTGCATCAACAAGGTCATGATTGATCACATCATTTGGCCAACAAGTGAGGTTGTTGACGACGACGAGGAATTTCCACTTGAGACAAGAGCCAAAATTGGAATGTACCTTCGGCATTTCATTGAAACGG CACCAGCAGCATCTCGGATGAACCTACTCAAGTTTTGGACTGGATGGGAAGTTCTCTCTGGGCAGCTGAAGCTGGAGGTGGTACGTGGGGAGTTCCCAAAATCCTTGACTTGTTACCAGAGCCTACGCATCCCTGGCCACTTCTCAACTTATGAGGAACTTAAACAAGCACTGGAAGCATCTATCTGGACATCCGATACTGGATTTGGACTGATATAA
- the LOC127988493 gene encoding uncharacterized protein LOC127988493 isoform X2 produces MDLHSDLEEREKAVIAFYKTPRTKWASPLHCVLEGDAAIGDGVSRYFISFAMQTLQSGFHINFGNADVTRLFEGQKDHLIPCASQPLIDSDLFLMAGRMVGHSFIHGGPGLPGISPAVVHVLLGGQLETATLVLEDCPDIDQRNTIQLLDGNRELSEDQKAAVNSLVDMWELPRLTNLNRQYLHQRLLQHAILGRTASQIKQMRKGLKETGVWSILSERRDVAEAVFPREKEVICSPQVMIDHIIWPTSEVVDDDEEFPLETRAKIGMYLRHFIETAPAASRMNLLKFWTGWEVLSGQLKLEVVRGEFPKSLTCYQSLRIPGHFSTYEELKQALEASIWTSDTGFGLI; encoded by the exons ATGGACCTACATTCTGATCTTGAAGAGAGAGAAAAGGCAGTAATCGCATTCTACAAGACTCCAAGAACTAAATGGGCCTCCCCACTTCACTGTGTGCTGGAAG GTGATGCTGCCATCGGTGATGGTGTAAGTCGTTACTTCATCAGCTTTGCTATGCAGACCTTGCAGTCTGGATTCCACATCAATTTTG GCAATGCTGATGTGACGAGGCTGTTTGAGGGACAGAAGGATCACCTCATCCCATGTGCCTCCCAGCCACTCATTGATTCGGACCTTTTTCTGATGGCAGGTAGAATGGTGGGACATTCATTTATACATGGTGGCCCAGGATTGCCAGGGATCAGTCCTGCTGTAGTCCATGTGCTCTTAGGGGGCCAATTGGAGACAGCGACATTGGTATTGGAGGATTGCCCTGATATCGATCAAAGGAACACAATCCAGTTG CTGGATGGCAACAGGGAGCTATCTGAGGACCAGAAAGCGGCTGTCAATAGCCTAGTCGACATGTGGGAATTGCCACGACTGACTAATCTGAACAGACAATATCTTCATCAGAGGCTGTTGCAGCATGCG ATTCTGGGAAGAACCGCTTCTCAGATCAAACAGATGAGAAAGGGCTTAAAAGAAACAGGAGTGTGGTCAATACTGTCAGAAAGAAGAGATGTGGCTGAAGCTGTCTTCCCACGTGAAAAAGAAGTTATCTGCAGCCCCCAG GTCATGATTGATCACATCATTTGGCCAACAAGTGAGGTTGTTGACGACGACGAGGAATTTCCACTTGAGACAAGAGCCAAAATTGGAATGTACCTTCGGCATTTCATTGAAACGG CACCAGCAGCATCTCGGATGAACCTACTCAAGTTTTGGACTGGATGGGAAGTTCTCTCTGGGCAGCTGAAGCTGGAGGTGGTACGTGGGGAGTTCCCAAAATCCTTGACTTGTTACCAGAGCCTACGCATCCCTGGCCACTTCTCAACTTATGAGGAACTTAAACAAGCACTGGAAGCATCTATCTGGACATCCGATACTGGATTTGGACTGATATAA